A single genomic interval of Coccidioides posadasii str. Silveira chromosome 1, complete sequence harbors:
- a CDS encoding uncharacterized protein (EggNog:ENOG410PGXH~COG:S~BUSCO:5142at33183): MLRSGKHISARAALYSKMAPPLLNSSNSFDAKKPVTYSTTALKRWSCLNNNKDLPAIPDVKAIHVYDFDNTLFNSPLPNPQLWNGLTIGFLQAYESFANGGWWHDPNILAATGQGIDVEEPLAWKGWWNEQIVELVELSMKQKDVLTVLLTGRAESSFAEIIKRIVKSRSLEFDLVCLKPEIGPNSQRFSSTINFKQIFLEDMIFTYKHADEIRVYEDRIRHVKGFRDYFEQFNLQFLAPNSHPIRKSITAEVIHVAESTRYLPPVAEAAEVQRMINSHNAIVTAASGNVTKSPYGRLRIHRVIFYTGYMLANADSERLVKYLTLPMLSPSLVDSGDVKLMANTILITPRAAPKAILDRVGGIGKVVRWRVTDTAVFENKIWAARVAPISDSEDIYTDNPDPVVVLALRRGARPIDVGRIRNWNPVSEENALVFDTTIGEKLVLRVAEDNSDDGDGEAPNVGRPFKRRHKYDTRDNEDVPSYPKENHREPGRPRGGYNDYSRSRHERHPDDRPQRHYHDEDSRRGPPPPGYRGGGRGRAGRGGRGGRGRGRAPGPREGGGYAGYRSLDDYPSSRPGYDGAGDDRGGPGSGNPVMNY, encoded by the exons ATGCTTCGGTCTGGCAAACACATTTCTGCGCGTGCGGCTTTATATTCCAAGATGGCACCTCCCCTGCTCAACTCGTCCAATTCCTTTGATGCGAAGAAGCCGGTGACGTACAGCACCACCGCTCTGAAGAGATGGTCCTGCTTAAACAATAATAAAGACCTTCCAG CAATTCCTGATGTCAAAGCTATCCATGTCTATGATTTTGACAATACCT TGTTTAACAGCCCCCTCCCCAACCCACAGCTTTGGAATGGTCTCACGATTGGCTTCCTTCAGGCCTATGAATCATTTGCAAATGGCGGCTGGTGGCATGACCCCAATATCCTTGCGGCCACTGGTCAGGGGATTGACGTAGAAGAACCTTTAGCTTGGAAAGGTTGGTGGAACGAACAAATA GTTGAACTTGTTGAATTGAGCATGAAGCAAAAAGACGTCCTTACAGTACTTCTTACTGGACGCGCGGAGAGCTCATTTGCAGAGATCATCAAACGAATTGTCAAAAGCAGGTCTTTGGAGTTTGACCTTGTGTGCCTAAAGCCCGAAATTGGACCCAACAGCCAACGCTTTTCTAGCACGATCAATTTCAAGCAGATTTTCCTTGAAGATATGATATTTACATACAAGCATGCCGATGAGATCAGAGTTTACGAAGATCGTATTAGACA TGTCAAAGGTTTTCGGGATTACTTTGAGCAGTTCAACCTCCAATTTCTTGCTCCCAACTCGCATCCAATTCGGAAATCTATCACGGCCGAAGTCATCCATGTTGCTGAGAGCACTAGATATCTGCCACCTGTTGCTGAAGCTGCCGAGGTACAACGTATGATTAATTCTCACAATGCAATTGTGACGGCTGCCTCCGGAAACGTCACCAAGTCGCCATATGGGCGCCTTCGAATTCATCGTGTAATTTTCTACACCGGTTACATGCTTGCCAATGCTGACTCCGAACGATTGGTGAAATATCTTACCTTACCTATGCTTTCACCCAGCCTCGTCGATTCGGGGGATGTCAAACTGATGGCCAATACCATATTGATTACACCTCGCGCTGCGCCAAAGGCTATCCTCGACAGAGTGGGTGGCATTGGTAAGGTCGTGCGTTGGCGAGTCACGGATACAGCTGTTTTTGAAAACAAGATATGGGCTGCAAGAGTAGCCCCTATATCCGATTCGGAAGATATTTACACTGATAACCCTGATCCTGTAGTTGTCCTTGCTCTAAGGAGAGGTGCTCGGCCCATTGACGTGGGAAGGATACGCAACTGGAACCCCGTTTCCGAAGAAAATGCCTTGGTTTTTGATACCACTATAGGAGAAAAATTGGTTTTGCGAGTGGCAGAAGATAACTCAGATGATGGAGATGGAGAAGCGCCGAATGTAGGCCGACCATTCAAGCGCAGACACAAGTATGATACTCGTGACAACGAAGATGTCCCTTCGTACCCAAAGGAGAATCATCGCGAACCAGGGCGCCCCCGTGGTGGTTACAATGATTACAGTCGATCTCGCCACGAAAGACACCCAGATGACCGACCGCAAAGGCATTATCATGACGAGGATTCCCGCCGTGGCCCACCCCCACCAGGCTACCGTGGAGGTGGTCGTGGGCGTGCGGGCCGCGGAGGTAgaggaggacgaggacgAGGGCGTGCGCCTGGTCCCCGAGAAGGTGGCGGCTATGCTGGATACCGATCTTTGGACGATTATCCTTCCAGCAGACCCGGCTACGATGGAGCCGGTGACGATAGAGGGGGGCCTGGGAGTGGAAATCCAGTCATGAACTATTGA